ACCACTTTGATACCCCATAAAGCTTTTACTATGTCCTTTCTCAACAAGAACATCACTAACTTCTCAGGTTTCTAGCCAGTGCAGACATTCATTCTTGAGTGATGTATATgtcattaaattttctttcttgtctctcCCTTAAGTGACAGCATTCCTAGGGTTTTGTGCTCAACCCAGTTGTTCCTTTACACTATACATTCTCACTGGTGGTTTCCAGCTTAGTTAACATCTTGCTAATGGTTTCCGAATGTGTTAGCCTTCAACTTTCAGCTTTCTGACTTGAATATTAAGCAGCTGACTTGACATTTCAGTCATTTACTCAGTCTGTTCATTTTATtcctaaaatataaatcaaaaccagtCTTCCTTCTCTTCATTTGTACTGCCTCTGTTCTAACTCAGGGTCTGATAATCACCTATATTATACATTGAAGACATTCCTATCTTAATGTCTTCAAATATTGGTCAGCAGGATGGCATAGTAATAATGGCAATCTGACATTTTCACCACTCTGCTTATAAATGGAGTTTAGCAAACATTAGATAGAATCCCTAGGGGTAAGATGCCTTTAAATCTGTCTGTTCATGTAAATCTGATTTTAACCAGATTGAGAAACTTCCAGACTACCAGCAATTTGAGCCCCCTTCTGCCTGGTACAGGAGGCCCTCCCTGACCTGTTTTTGGCTTAGCTTGCCCATTTTTCCCACTATACCCTGCATTGAAGCAATATTGAAGGACATGTTTTTTTAACTATCAAGTCATTATTTCACGCACCCCTCTACTTTATTCTTGTTATAGCCTTCTCCAAATATGAATGCCATTTTTCCCCCAGTCTGAATGAGGCatcctttctttgtttctgtggCACCTGTCAGTGCAACATTTGCCAAAACGTGACTTGCAAATGTGACCTCTTTCACAATGTTATTATCTGATAGGcactttaagaatttttaaaaaccaggcATAGTGActaatgtctgtaatcccagcattatgAGAtttaggtgggaggattgccttaGCTGCAttgtttaagaccagcttgagcaacattttttcttctctacaaaaaaaaaaaaaattaagtgagcaTGGTCACATGTGCCTggggtgagagaattgcttgagcccagaagtttgaaataACAGTGAattatgattataccactgccccccagcctgggtgataggATGCAAGTCTTGCTTcttaaagaaaggaatttttaaaaactatttcaatACTACAGGAAAACGAATCAATTTTAAGTTAATTGTGCTACAGAGTTCAACTTTGatcttaatatataaatatatcttaatttttattttttatgtatgatCTTTTAAGTTGTATTAGAAATCAGAGTGACATTTTGGTTTTTACAACAATTGTGTATTTAACTTTGGTTTGCAAGTATGTTAtcatgggccaggcactgtgctttatacctgtaatcttagcaagctgggaggctgagccaggaggattacttaagatccggaatttgagaccagcccaagcaagaatgagaccttgtatctaccaaaaacagaaaaattagctgggcatggtggtgcacatgTGTAATCAGgtagctgaggcagaaggattgcttgagcccgggagtttcaAGCTATGACAATGATgctaccactgtactctagtcaagacaacagagtgagaccctgtctcaaaaaaattttaaagtaaaatatgttaCTGTGTcagaaatatacaaaaaactCTTTCTAGTAGTCTTGTGTATGACATTcttgaattttgtgtttaaaatcaAGTAATTAAATTTGACAGTACTCATATttataaggaagaaaattttaggatgctatttctttttttttagttaaaatgttttatttttacaatcaCAGCTGATAAGACAGCAAAGCCTTCACCTGTAGAGGCTGTGCTCCAACTTGGGCCTGGGACACCACTCTGCAAGAAGAGCTTCTCCCAGAAAAGGGAGTGGTGCAACTCAAAGTCCAAAGTCCTAGGTGAAGATGGTTTGGGAGCTTCAGCCAGAGCAGCCCCAGCAGCCACAGTGTGTGCAGTCAATGATGCGGCCCACTTCTAGCTTGCTTTTGAGAACCCGGCAAATGCAGTTTGTTCCAAAATTGGTGTCCCATGTCTGAATACTGCAGGCAGCACAAGTTCTCATAGCCTTGCTTTTTCCATTTTGCAATCAGGTTTTTGTCTGCATAACCTTCTTTAATACAATATTCATACCGTTCTCTGCTTATGGCTTTCCGCTTGTAAAAGAGGTCAAAGATATAGTGGGTTTTCTGGTGGTAGATCCTGAAGATAGGCCACAGAGATTccactttcctctttccttcatgAGGCTCTGTTTCGGCTTCGCTCATCTTTTGGTCTAATTCATCCAGTGTTGGTTTGATCAACTCCCAGCCATCTGGAGGTGCTTTCCGGCTTCTTTTGACTTCAGGCATTTCCACCCCACACAAGATTATGTGCCAAGATCGGAAGCCCCAGCTCCTTTGGCCGCCACTTCTCTACTGACGACTTCTGCTCTAGAGGGATCTCTTCGGGATCAGGATGCTATTTCTAAGCAGTCCTTGACCCTAATGAGTAGgaagttaaatttttctttaatgttggccttttttaaatagcaaatctCATTATAGTTTATTAAACTTCAGGTTGCTTTGCTGTAAAATGTTTGCAGTATTACTGTGTTCCCTCAtagaattattataaatattaagttATATTTTTGGTAATCACTTACTAAATGGTAGCTGTGTTGTAatgatcacatttaaaaataatcatctagggtgggcatggtggctcacacctacttGTAAcctctgggagatcaaggtgggaggatcccttgagctcaggagttgaagaccagcttaagcaagagtgaatCTCCTGTTCCTGTTTATACTAAAAAGTGGAGGGGAGTGAAAGAAATTGGCTAGGCATGGTAGTaaacctacagtcccagctactgagaggctgagtcaaaagaGTGGCttaagctcagcagtttgaggttgctgtgagccaggcagaGGCCTTTAGCctatgcaacagagtgagactccctctccaaaaaataaaaaaaaattatctgttccTCTGTCTGGTTTCCCAGTGGATTGTAAAtttcttgagtctttttttttccatatttttatccAATACCTGCTATAGAGTTTTATTTATAGTTTGTGATTTGCTGTTGAAttcaataaaacataaatgtctaATCGAAAGAATAGCAAAATACCCAGCAGAGGAATACCAAGAAAGGAACTAAAAggtaaaaagcaaaatgaaaagcaTTGTTGAGAGTACTGAAGACAAGTTAAATAAATGAACCTTCTCTTGCAGGACTTCCATCTCTAAGCCATTTTAGACTTAGAACAGATAGAACATTTCTATAATGTTTTTGTAAAGGACTTAATATCAACAAGTCCAATTTTTGTGATAAATTAAGTTGATAGTGGtattaagtatttattaattAGTGCCACAGTTTTCTTTTGGCTAGCTAACATGTAATGTAAGGTTACTTtatatagggatttttttttttttaattacaatttctagtctggattctttttaaaattattattgttgttttgaagacagagtctcaagctgttgccctgagtataGTGCCATGataccacagctcatagcaacctcctacttctgggcttaagtgattcttttgcctcagcctcccaagtagctgggactacaggctcccgtctattttttggttgtagctgtcgttgtttggcagtcccaggctggatttgaaccctccagctctggtgtatgtggctggcgccttagccactgagcctaaaatttttttcattgttatggGTATACAATAATTGTGagtcttgtgtttttgtttttgttgagacagagtctcactttggatAGAccgctatggcatcatagctcacagcaacatcaaactcctgggcttaagcagtcctcttgccttagctttagctgggactacaagtatccacgacaatgcccagctagtttttccatttttaacagcAACAGGGTCTtagtcttcctcaggctgattGTGTCCTGAGCTGAAGTagtacacctgccttggcctcccagagtgttaagattatagtACTTGGCCACGTCTGTTTTTTCAAgacattttttacatttgttaatttttcagtTCCTAATCACAATACCGCACTTAACTCCTCTTGCTACTTTTTAAGgcttaaaacataaaatgtttattttgtatatttgcaCTATTGCAAATTGTTATATGTTTCTATTGGTAAGgattcttctttgttctttcttgttttttcattttttacaaaaaatgaaataagctgCCTTTATTAATGTATGTAAGAACGAGCTTAAGTatgcatttttctacttttgccaGCAGTTGCCCTAGACTCACTAATCTTTGGGTATATATGTTTaggtatatatgtttatatatgtatatggattATTATATGAATTcaggtatatatgtatatggtaTGATTAtcgatgtgtgtgtgtgtcatttttAAGTTTAAGCACATAGATAATAGAATTGCTGATCTAATTATAGTATCTTTCTGATAGTCATTTTGATTTCTAAAAGTATTATTCTGATAGAAACAGATAAGGCCAATAGTATTCAGGAGTTGTGAACATATAGTAGTTGAGTtgacaaaatatttacattaagtTCAGTGTTGCTGATTTTACTGCGAAGAAGttattttcaagatcttcaaaatgAAGTATATTCTTAAAATACTAGTAAGTTTTTGATACTACTGGGAGTATaggtgaaatatattttatttctcatcctATGTTTGAAAGTCTTTTGATATGTGTTCATTGCATTTTCCACTTGCCTGGGTAAAAAAATCATCCAGTTTATGTGAATCTAaacatatttgtaaaaaaaaaaagttttgaaaacattgaatttaatcatttatattttattaagtatttgctGTTACcatttgtaatatattttctgcattttaagtAGATGATACTGGCAAAATAGAACCCAATGATTCCTCTGGAGTGACCATGGATGCAGAATCAGAAATTGATCCTTGCAAAGTTGATGGCACTTGCCCCGAAGTCatcaaagtatatatttttaaagctgacTCTGGAGAGGACGACTTAGGTAAAGAGGAAATTTTCGGTATTTTATACATCCTGTTCCCCATTTTTtagtctggtttttttttttgttatttgtttagattttttaaatttagagttTATTCAGattggaaaaaaattgaaatcttttctgAAGATAATTTTTAAGACATTGCTAATTTAGTAATATACTATAAAAGGTaagttaaaaaattgaaattatgaaaattaagtttCCAATGAATTCTTCGAGTTGCATTCTTACCTATTAGGTGGAACAGTAGACATTGTGGAGAGTGAGCCTGATAATGATCATGGAGTTGAACTACTTGATCAGAGCAGTAGTATTCGTGTTCCCAGGGAGAAGATGGTTTATATGACTGTCAATGACTCTCAGCCAGAAAATGAAGATTTAAGTAAGTAGGTGGCCTTTTTATGGGAGATAGTTTCATGATTTTTAATGCAACcagtatttaaaagaaatatgcatCACTGTAGGAAAGATTATTTATGCTGCCATATTCCAAGGAAGGATAACAGTGACCCTTTGTGTGTACTTAGGTTGTCCTAAAAACAAGCTGTGGTGAAACCcaagaaatgaataatttatcaatgaatatttagtgaatatttatttctgtgtttcactaaaatattttttatgtatgatctctataaatgtcatcaaaagtttcctttttcttagaTGTTGCTGAAATTGCTGACGAAGTTTATATGGAAGTGATTGTAGGAGAAGAAGATGCTGCTGTTGCAACAGCTTCTGCTGCTGTACGTGAACAGCAAATGGATGATGATGACGATGTGAAAACCTTCATGCCAATAGCATGGGCAGCAGCTTATGGTAAGTCACATAGTCAATGAAGAGACTGAGTTTATAATTGAAAAAGGTTTCTGTGACTTTATGGTTTCAGAAGCATGAAGTAATCTTTATGAAGATTTAAGCAAAAGTAGAAGAATAATCACATAGGCTACCTCTTGGCCTTTAATTTTAGTAAGAACTTCTTTCATGCCTATATTATATAACAAGTAggtaaagtttttaatttgactttttataTCTTGATATTGTATCTGACTTACCATTTAAATTTTGGACGACAACAAGGGAATCCAGGGAACAAAACTTAGGTATGGAACCTAGGCATTTTCTGTGGTCTTGCCATAAACATCCCTAGAAAACCCATTACCaaaaatagggaatgttttcatTCATGAGTATCATGGACTTTTTATTGTTATAGTTAAGAAAGAACTCCTAACTTTTTAGAATTTATTATactgtataattttgttttttaatgcacATTGTTAGGTAATAATTCTGATGGAATTGAAAACCGGAATGGCACTGCAAGTGCCCTCTTGCACATAGATGAGTCTGCTGGCCTCGGCAGACAGactaaacaaaaaccaaagaaaaggagaagaccTGATTCCAGGCAGTACCAAACAGGTGAGGGTTCACAAGTTCCACTGCGCAGCATGCTCTGCAAGCAGTCACATGAAACTCTAGTGTGTATTCATACGGTGACATTTTAGCTGTTAGACTACATGTAATTTTTGTGTATTAAACTTGAAAGTATAATTTTCAGAATTCAGTGATATTCATGAATGATTTCCTtggataaaaaagaaacacattgttAATCAGACATTCAGGAAAATTAATTATACTCTTAGGTGATTTTAGTGGAAATGAAAGTAAATCTCTAAAGGAAATTAGTTAAATGAAAGGGAACAAAGTCCAAGAAACTAATCATGTCAGCATAAAGCAGGCATAATTTATAGAAAAGCAGGACCAAGTACTTCAGTTATTCATAGGGCATACTCCTTTTCCTGTGTAGTTTTTATAcagattttaatattaaaatttatttataggtATGATTGAGATTTACTATAATTTAGTATAAATTTGCCTTGGGATAACCTAAGCAGGAGTTTTGGACTTTATTTTTGTGAATGATTTTCTACAGACTTGTAAATCAATGTACTTCATCACTATTTgccttattttttgttaaatagaGTGAGATTCATTCTTACTGAACTAAACTATGTTCTCTTTATTAGTATCTCTTATGTTGGAAGAAGTAAAGGGAATGTTATAATAACAGTTATTTGGCCAATGATGTTTAGAGCACACACTTCAGGTTCATCAAGAAACCAAACAGAACTTAGTTTGATCAtttacacttatttatttttccttcttagcAATAATTATTGGCCCTGATGGACATCCTTTGACTGTCTATCCTTGCATGATTTGTGGAAAGAAATTTAAGTCAAgaggttttttgaaaaggcacATGAAAAACCATCCTGAACATCTTAGCAAGAAGAAGTACCACTGTACTGATTGTGATTACACTACCAACAAGAAGATAAGTTTACATAACCACCTGGAAAGTCATAAGCTAACCAGCAAGGCAGAGAAGGCCATTGAATGTGATGAGTGTGGGAAGCATTTTTCTCATGCTGGGGCATTGTTTACTCACAAAATGGTGCATAAGGAAAAAGCCAGCAAAATGCACAAGTGTAAATTTTGTGATTACGAGACCGCTGAACAAGGGTTGCTAAATCGCCACCTTTTGGCAGTCCACAGCAAGAACTTTCCTCATATTTGTGTGGAGTGTGGTAAAGGTTTTCGTCACCCATCAGAACTCAAAAAGCACATGCGAATTCATACTGGGGAGAAGCCATACCAATGCCAATACTGTGAATATAGGTCTGCAGACTCCTCTAACTtgaaaacacacataaaaactAAACATAGTAAAGAGATGCCATTCAGGTGTGACATATGTCTTCTGACTTTCTCAGATACCAAAGAGGTACAGCAACATGCTCTTACCCACCAAGAAAGCAAAACACACCAGTGTTTGCATTGTGACCACAAAAGTTCAAATTCAAGCGATTTGAAACGACATGTAATTTCCGTTCACACAAAGGACTATCCCCATAAGTGTGACATGTGCGATAAAGGTTTTCACAGGCCTTCAGAACTCAAGAAACATGTAGCTGCCCACAAGGGTAAAAAAATGCACCAGTGTAGACATTGTGACTTTAAAATTGTGGATCCATTTGTTCTAAGTCGCCATATTCTCTCAGTTCATACGAAGGATCTTCCATTTAGGTGTAAGAGATGTAGAAAGGGATTTAAGCAACAGAGTGACCTAAAAAAGCATATGAAGACACATAGTGGCAGGAAAGTATATCAGTGTGAGTACTGTGATTATAGCACTACGGATGCTTCTGGCTTTAAGCGGCACGTTATTTCCATTCACACGAAGGACTATCCTCATCGATGTGAGTACTGCAAGAAAGGATTCCGAAGACCTTCAGAAAAGAACCAGCACATTACTCGACATCATAAAGAAGTTGGCTTGCCCTCATAATATGTCTAGTGGACTTTCCTAAAGATGTGGGCTTTGAAgcaggaaatttattttaaagccaGTCAGTCTTCTTCACATACATTGCTATGATGGATTTATGCTCTGTACAAATAGAATTAATTGTTTCTTGACaacttttctttacattttattcaacattgtgtTCTGGATCCTATTCAGTTTGTTTAAGAAGAAAAGTAGCAACAATTTAGTTGCTTTTAATAAAATAGTCCCTTATTCTATACTGAATTTTTAGTCTTAGAAGTTTTACTATCGAAGTATTTACTTAGTCATCTTGATAGTATTCTTCTAAGCAAAATAATTTAAGGTTGGTAActctaaaagtaatttttttgacCCATTTCTTTTTACGCAAATTTTTCACATTAAATAGATATGCTAacataaatgagaaattttatgtCAAGTCTCAAGTCTACCATAACATGGAAatcatttccttgttttggttattattttcaGATTACGTGACACTTAACATTTGAGCCTCTAGATTACTGACTATGACACATTGACTAgatttgtgtttaattttcacaaacaAAATATACTTCCTTTGACTTTTTTTACAGTGTTTGTATCTTTTGTCAGCAAACTTACAAAATCTTATTGAAGACATTTCCTTAttccttttgtctgttttttaaatttttttctgtctgtatTGTTTTCACTTGGAATTGTTGTGTTTTATAAATGCAACTTATTGCAGactgaattttggaatcttttAAAGGTACATGGTGACCCATAGGATTTTTTGCAACTTGGTACATAAATGTACCTAATTTTTTATGTGCACATTTGttacttattttctatttttatacacAATCCTAAATTTTAAATCTATGACTATAAGTATTAAATTTGCCAAGCATTTTGTAGCTTCTATTTACAGAGGCCAGTTGAGGAATTAGAAAATAAGGACGTGAGTAAATAGAGGTATTCTCTTTAAATACCTTTGCTAATTCAAAAAcatgtcaaatactttttcatagAAGGTTTTCATACCATTCACCTACACATATTTTTCTGGAAAGCTAATATGGACATAGCTCTCTTATTTCCCACTGATAATACAGTGAGGTAACTTTGTTTCTTGCAAACAAACAAGGGATTAAGAGCAAATTAATAGCTCCATGTAATACATACTGTGCCAATTTTCACTTAGAGTTGCCAAGTTcaatctgttttttatttaagtGGTTAGCAAACTTTAAAATGTCTTGGCACTCAAGTTGACCTACATTAgaagataaaaatgtttaaatacataATGAAAATCTGTGGTTTTATTTGGAATATTGCCAAATCTTAGGAGAGTTTTTGTTTGAGAGTTGACATATTTTAAGTAGTTTTTGAGTCATACATGCAGGTACAATATAAAGCAAATTCAAATAGTTAATTAGAATTTGGTTAATAAGAATTTGGGGGAACAGAAAAAACTGTAGGTTTCTTAGATTGGTTGTTGGCATATAACATCTTATTTGGAATATTGCCAAatcttacagttttgttttttgtttgagagCTGACAAGAATTttggagaacagaaaaaaaactagTTTCCTTAGATTGGTTGTTGGCATACATAACATCTTATTTGGAAGATTGCCAAatcttaagggttttttttttttttttctattttaaatattagtttttgAGTCATATATACAGGTACAATATAAAGTGAATTAAAATTGTTAATTAGAATTTGTTTAATAAGAATTCTGGAGAACAGAAAAAACTATAGGTTCCTTAGATTGATTGTTGGCACATATTTGGCATACTATGGgagattagaaatatttttatcctaCGTAATAGCTACCTTTTGGATTCTTCATGGTGCTCCCTTCCAATTTTGCTGTTTCCCTTTCTTCTGTGCCACTTATGTTTATATTTAGAAGTTACATTTATAGAgttaaaattctaaataattgGTATTTTATAACCtctgaaatttaatttatttagtatAGTTTTGAAGTACCTTAGGCACATAGGAATTTAAACCTAGTACTAACCAAAGCCGGAATGGATTTTGGAATTTCTTAGGCCAAAATAGCCCTCAGATATATTCCATCCAGTTTTTAGTGTCATCATCATCTTGTTCTTGAAGActctttattttgtgtttgtgaGAATCTTGTAAAtctctttcagaatttttatttttccctgaagCAGTGGAAAAGGAAATACTTAAATGAaagtttaagaattttaaaacattctgtaAAGTTAATAGAGCTGTTtagctgtattttaaaaacaaactgaaagGTAAAGAACACATCAATTTACATCATATTTCTCACATAGTCTGGCATCATACACtgctggtttttttttctgtttttaagcacAATATTGAAACCTTTAAAAGGCAATTAAGAGTTTGGTCAAGAGAACATGAAATAATTtgtatgaagaaaaatgaaattgtttttactATTACCTACtatttgttcaggctggtttaaTTCTTAATTTGATAGCAAAGCTAAAAAGTGGATGTTTCAGTTGAAAGTTTTAAAGAGGTACAAATTCTTAAAAGAtataagttattttttttgttgaaaatactGTTTTGTTGAAAAAAGTCTATTAAATATTGTATGTCCTTTCTTTGTACACATTGTAAAATACTTAATGAAAATTTCATATAAGGAAATATAACACTTATAAATGTGTACTTTGAAAAtaccattcaaaaataaaaatgagaatattttccTGTTAATGTCATGTGTTTGATACTAGTATCAAGTTAAcactttttcttaagaaaaaaagtgtaGTTTTATTAAGTCTAATAACAAAGCATAGTAGATCACTTTGATTTTCCCATTTCTCAATGCTATACTTAtgtgctttaatttttcttagtttCGTGACTTGGATGTAATCTGTGAATTTACAAGTAATATTTCAGAGTAATTAAGAGATAATTGATGAGTCCTTTAGTCAACACAgtcttcaaattaatttttttatctccACAAAAGATTATTAGTATAATTTCCATCTCATGGATAAATTTCACTAGCAGAAAGTGGTGTATAAAGTTCATTTCCATATAATCCACAGTACATCACATCAGTGATGATTCTTATCATCCCCTGTAG
The Nycticebus coucang isolate mNycCou1 chromosome Y, mNycCou1.pri, whole genome shotgun sequence genome window above contains:
- the LOC128579201 gene encoding zinc finger X-chromosomal protein-like isoform X1; this translates as MDEDEFELQPQEPNSFFDGLGADTTHMDGDEIVVEVQETVFVSNVVDSDVTIHNFVPDDPDSVVIQDVIEDVVIEDVQCSDILEEADVSENVIIPEQVMGSDITEEVSLTHGTIPDDVLASDITSASLSMPEHVLTISEEVLVADCASEAAIDASGIPVDQQDDDKGNCEDYLMISLDDTGKIEPNDSSGVTMDAESEIDPCKVDGTCPEVIKVYIFKADSGEDDLGGTVDIVESEPDNDHGVELLDQSSSIRVPREKMVYMTVNDSQPENEDLNVAEIADEVYMEVIVGEEDAAVATASAAVREQQMDDDDDVKTFMPIAWAAAYGNNSDGIENRNGTASALLHIDESAGLGRQTKQKPKKRRRPDSRQYQTAIIIGPDGHPLTVYPCMICGKKFKSRGFLKRHMKNHPEHLSKKKYHCTDCDYTTNKKISLHNHLESHKLTSKAEKAIECDECGKHFSHAGALFTHKMVHKEKASKMHKCKFCDYETAEQGLLNRHLLAVHSKNFPHICVECGKGFRHPSELKKHMRIHTGEKPYQCQYCEYRSADSSNLKTHIKTKHSKEMPFRCDICLLTFSDTKEVQQHALTHQESKTHQCLHCDHKSSNSSDLKRHVISVHTKDYPHKCDMCDKGFHRPSELKKHVAAHKGKKMHQCRHCDFKIVDPFVLSRHILSVHTKDLPFRCKRCRKGFKQQSDLKKHMKTHSGRKVYQCEYCDYSTTDASGFKRHVISIHTKDYPHRCEYCKKGFRRPSEKNQHITRHHKEVGLPS
- the LOC128579201 gene encoding zinc finger X-chromosomal protein-like isoform X2; translation: MDEDEFELQPQEPNSFFDGLGADTTHMDGDEIVVEVQETVFVSNVVDSDVTIHNFVPDDPDSVVIQDVIEDVVIEDVQCSDILEEADVSENVIIPEQVMGSDITEEVSLTHGTIPDDVLASDITSASLSMPEHVLTISEEVLVADCASEAAIDASGIPVDQQDDDKGNCEDYLMISYDTGKIEPNDSSGVTMDAESEIDPCKVDGTCPEVIKVYIFKADSGEDDLGGTVDIVESEPDNDHGVELLDQSSSIRVPREKMVYMTVNDSQPENEDLNVAEIADEVYMEVIVGEEDAAVATASAAVREQQMDDDDDVKTFMPIAWAAAYGNNSDGIENRNGTASALLHIDESAGLGRQTKQKPKKRRRPDSRQYQTAIIIGPDGHPLTVYPCMICGKKFKSRGFLKRHMKNHPEHLSKKKYHCTDCDYTTNKKISLHNHLESHKLTSKAEKAIECDECGKHFSHAGALFTHKMVHKEKASKMHKCKFCDYETAEQGLLNRHLLAVHSKNFPHICVECGKGFRHPSELKKHMRIHTGEKPYQCQYCEYRSADSSNLKTHIKTKHSKEMPFRCDICLLTFSDTKEVQQHALTHQESKTHQCLHCDHKSSNSSDLKRHVISVHTKDYPHKCDMCDKGFHRPSELKKHVAAHKGKKMHQCRHCDFKIVDPFVLSRHILSVHTKDLPFRCKRCRKGFKQQSDLKKHMKTHSGRKVYQCEYCDYSTTDASGFKRHVISIHTKDYPHRCEYCKKGFRRPSEKNQHITRHHKEVGLPS